The genomic window AAAAAGCGTCAGAAAGAGCAAAAAGCGAAATCTGTGAAAGTGGTCGTGAAGGAGATTCGTTTCGGACCTCAGACAGATGATCATGATTACAATTTTAAATTGAAGCACGCTAAGGGATTTTTGGAGGAAGGTTCGAAGGTCAAAGCCTACGTGTTCTTTAAAGGCCGTTCTATCCTTTTCAAGGAACAGGGAGAAGTCTTGCTGCTTCGTTTTGCCAACGATTTGGAGGATTATGGAAAAGTAGAGCAGTTGCCGGTTTTAGAGGGAAAACGTATGATTATCATGCTTACTCCGAAGAAAGCGGGCACTGGTTCAGCCCCGGCTGCGGCCGCAGCTCCGAAAGTTGTAAAGAAAGTGATTACGACACCTAAGCCTAAAAGCGAGGGTGATAAGAAAACAGAAGAATAAAATCCGTCCCTGATAGAAGGGAGGTTAAGTTTAATAATTAAAATATAATTGGAAAATGCCTAAGATGAAGACTAATTCCGGTGCCAAAAAGAGGTTCGCCCTTACCGGATCAGGAAAGATCAAAAGAAAACACGCTTTTAAGAGTCATATCTTAACAAAGAAGACTAAGAAGCAAAAGAGAAATCTTACTCACACGGGTTTGGTAGCTAGTGTTGACGTAAGCAACGTAAAGCAGATGCTTTGCATGAAGTAATCTTTATTCATTAAGCGAGTTTTATAACGATTTTTATTAACCGAATGCATTAGCAATCAAGTTCATCCTACGAGATGACGCTAACATTCAAAACAGATTAGAATTATGCCTAGATCAGTAAATCATGTTGCTTCAAGAGCAAAAAGAAAACGGATTTTAAAACTAACCCGCGGTTATTATGGTGCACGTAAGAACGTTTGGACCGTAGCGAAGAATACATGGGAAAAAGGTTTGACTTATGCTTTCCGCGACCGTCGTAACAAGAAACGTAATTTCCGTGCTTTGTGGATTCAGCGTATCAACGCTGCCGCTCGTATGGAAGGTTTGTCTTACTCTCGCCTAATGGGTGCTTTGCACGCTGCCGGTATCGAGATCAACCGTAAGGTTTTGGCAGACTTGGCCGTTAACCATCCGGAAGCATTCAAGGCTATCGTAGCTAAAGTAAAATAAGATTTTTGCTATATAGTTAATAAAGAGCCTCCCCGAAAAGGAGGCTCTTTTTTTGTTGTTTTTGTTTGGTCATGTCGATACGATTACATATCTTTGTAACAAGAAAAAAGATAAACAGGGAATGAGTTAAGCCGCACTTGTTCGATTGGGAAACTCATCAGTTTATTTTAATTCCGAGACATAGCTCTTGTCGCCAATGGCGGGCCGCGCCCTTCGGGGTATGCTTAGCACGGCGGATTACAAAGGTGGCAAAGCACTCAAATCCTGTCATACGGAGTTTGTTCATATCTACAGTGCGGCTTTTTCAAATAGGGAAGAGGATCTTTAATTAGATTCTCTTCTTTTTTATGCGGTTCACGCAGATAGTCTCGTTAGCTCATATAAGTAGTCTTCTGAAGATAAAGTGAATTATTTTGAAAATAAATTAGGTTTTATAGTTGGTAATCCAAAAAGAATGCTTTCCTTTGTAGCAACAAACAAAAGATAGTTTGTCTTGCTCTTTATCTTCGAGTTTCTATTCTCAGTAATGATAATATATTCTTCTAGAAATCGATCTTCACTAACATCACTTGTTTTATTATTAATTTATTTTTAATTTTTTTCGTATGAATATTTACATTGGAAACTTGAGTTATCGAGTAAGAGAATCTGATTTGCAACAAGTATTAGAAGAGTATGGTATTGTTGATTCAGTAAAGTTAATTGTTGATCGTGATACTAGACGTTCTAAGGGTTTCGCTTTCGCTGAAATGCCTAACGTTGATGAGGCTCAAAAAGCTATCGAGGAATTAAACCAAGCTGAGTACGAAGGTCGTCAGATGGTTGTAAAAGAAGCAATTCCTAGACGTTAATTTTAGAAGATATACATCTTAAAATAACTCTGAAGCGGGGAGACGATAGTCTTTCCGCTTTTTTGATATTGTCTATTATTGTTGTATATTTACGCACCAAGAATAACACAACTAAAAAATAAGTATTATGACGTTGCCAAAACGGTCTTGCATGAAAGTAACCGGACTTGCTCTCGCTTGTTCCTCACTACTTTTTTCCTGTGCTCCCAAGGAGGTTCCGCAGGTGAATTTAATCCCTAAGCCGGCCCATATCGAGGTGACTGGCGGTTATTTCAAAGTAGATAGTAATCTCATATTCGGGAATGATCAATCGGGTACGATCCGTTACGTGGTCGATGAGTCTTTTAATGGCGGGAATCCGGAAGGATATGCGTTGGACGTGACCGAGAAGGGGATTGAGTTGAGAGCCGCCTCTAAATCCGGATTGTTTTACGGGGAACAAACGTTGCGCCAGCTGTATACGTCGAAAGGGATTCCTTGCGTATCGATCCAAGATAATCCCCGTTTCCCGTATCGTGGCTTGCATCTGGATGTCTCCCGTCATTTCTTCCCGAAAGAGGAGGTGATGAAGTTATTGAACGTCATGTCTTATTATAAATTGAATACGCTTCATATGCATTTGACGGATGCCGGTGGTTGGCGTATCCAGATGGATAAATACCCGAAACTGACTACGGACGTGGCTTTCCGTACGGAATCCGATTGGCAGAAATGGT from Parabacteroides distasonis ATCC 8503 includes these protein-coding regions:
- the infC gene encoding translation initiation factor IF-3, which gives rise to MKNDNLKEQYRINERIRVREVRLVGDNIETGVYPIAQALKIAEEQGMDLVEISPNAAPPVCRVIDYQKFLYQQKKRQKEQKAKSVKVVVKEIRFGPQTDDHDYNFKLKHAKGFLEEGSKVKAYVFFKGRSILFKEQGEVLLLRFANDLEDYGKVEQLPVLEGKRMIIMLTPKKAGTGSAPAAAAAPKVVKKVITTPKPKSEGDKKTEE
- the rpmI gene encoding 50S ribosomal protein L35, which gives rise to MPKMKTNSGAKKRFALTGSGKIKRKHAFKSHILTKKTKKQKRNLTHTGLVASVDVSNVKQMLCMK
- the rplT gene encoding 50S ribosomal protein L20, whose product is MPRSVNHVASRAKRKRILKLTRGYYGARKNVWTVAKNTWEKGLTYAFRDRRNKKRNFRALWIQRINAAARMEGLSYSRLMGALHAAGIEINRKVLADLAVNHPEAFKAIVAKVK
- a CDS encoding RNA recognition motif domain-containing protein; its protein translation is MNIYIGNLSYRVRESDLQQVLEEYGIVDSVKLIVDRDTRRSKGFAFAEMPNVDEAQKAIEELNQAEYEGRQMVVKEAIPRR